One genomic segment of Flagellimonas marinaquae includes these proteins:
- a CDS encoding helix-turn-helix domain-containing protein yields MKNNLKNIASGSYDEILVEDGIYILKIQNDSKDPRLIEREIDSTYIQFHFCLKGRSKFNFNEGNYYLEVNEENSLLLYNTQKDLPLDLVVSPGSWLLSVVMTIRKFHSLFSDEADYIPFLSDENKEKKYYSQEMVSPATAVVLSQLMNYNLHPSIKKLYLKGKVYELISLYFNKTEDADLEQCPYLADEDNVRRIRMAKEIMISRMAEPPTLAELSQEVGLSLKKLKEGFKQIYGDSVFGFLFDYKMEYARKMLETGKHNVNEVGLKVGYSTASHFIASFKKKFGTTPKKYLTSNA; encoded by the coding sequence TTGAAAAACAACTTAAAAAATATCGCTAGCGGTTCCTATGATGAAATTTTAGTAGAGGACGGAATTTACATCTTAAAGATTCAGAACGACTCCAAGGACCCTAGACTTATTGAGCGTGAAATAGACAGCACGTACATCCAATTCCATTTTTGTTTAAAGGGGAGGTCCAAATTCAATTTTAATGAAGGTAACTACTATTTGGAAGTAAATGAGGAAAACTCGTTGCTCTTGTACAACACCCAAAAGGACCTACCCTTGGATCTGGTGGTCTCGCCTGGCTCTTGGTTGCTTTCCGTAGTTATGACGATAAGGAAGTTCCATTCCCTGTTTTCCGACGAAGCGGATTATATTCCTTTCTTAAGCGACGAAAACAAGGAGAAGAAATACTATTCTCAAGAAATGGTATCTCCGGCCACGGCCGTTGTCCTTAGCCAGTTAATGAACTATAATTTGCATCCATCCATAAAAAAACTGTATTTAAAAGGCAAAGTGTACGAGTTGATCTCCCTGTACTTTAATAAAACCGAAGATGCCGATCTTGAACAATGCCCCTACTTGGCAGACGAGGACAATGTTCGCCGAATTCGAATGGCCAAGGAAATTATGATTTCCCGTATGGCTGAACCGCCAACACTTGCAGAACTCTCGCAAGAGGTTGGGTTAAGCCTTAAAAAACTAAAGGAAGGCTTTAAACAAATTTATGGAGACTCTGTTTTTGGCTTTTTGTTCGATTACAAAATGGAATATGCCCGTAAAATGTTGGAAACAGGAAAGCACAATGTAAACGAGGTGGGATTAAAAGTAGGGTACAGTACCGCTAGTCATTTTATTGCTTCTTTTAAAAAGAAGTTCGGCACAACACCTAAAAAATATTTAACTTCAAATGCCTAA
- the hemA gene encoding glutamyl-tRNA reductase, with protein MRNYHISKHNSFYAIGLSYKKADAEVRGKFSLDVPAIDHILFKAKEMGIDGLLAISTCNRTELYGFAQHPYQLIKLLCEETKGTVEEFQEVAYVYKNHDAISHIFKVGTGLDSQILGDFEIISQIKQGFYRAKKQEMANPFLERLCNSVIQASKRIKNETELSSGATSVAFASVKYILDNVDDISNKNILLFGTGKIGRNTCENLVKHSNNSHITLINRTREKAEDVAGKFQLTVKDYGDLQSEIRKADILVVATGAQLPTVSKALVYTKKPLLILDLSVPKNVSDDVKELENVTLVHLDQLSQITDETLAKRKEFIPKAEAIIEKVRKDFLKWLETRKFAPVINALKDKLNTMKTEEIDFQTKKIEGFDQIQAEIISDRIIQKITKQFANHLKSNEVDTEDSLELIQKVFQLELHSK; from the coding sequence ATGAGGAACTACCATATTTCAAAACATAATTCCTTCTACGCCATTGGGTTGAGTTACAAGAAGGCGGATGCAGAGGTTAGAGGAAAGTTCAGTCTGGATGTTCCTGCCATTGATCATATATTGTTCAAGGCGAAGGAAATGGGCATCGATGGACTTTTGGCCATTTCTACGTGCAACAGGACCGAACTGTATGGATTTGCACAGCACCCCTATCAACTTATAAAGCTGTTGTGTGAGGAGACCAAAGGCACTGTGGAGGAATTCCAGGAAGTGGCCTATGTATATAAAAACCATGACGCGATTTCCCATATTTTCAAAGTGGGGACTGGTCTAGACAGTCAGATTTTGGGTGATTTTGAAATCATCAGCCAGATCAAACAAGGTTTTTACCGTGCCAAAAAGCAGGAAATGGCCAATCCGTTCTTGGAACGTTTGTGCAATTCGGTGATCCAGGCCAGCAAACGCATTAAAAACGAGACGGAACTATCTTCCGGGGCCACCTCGGTTGCATTTGCATCGGTAAAATATATTCTGGATAATGTGGATGATATTTCCAATAAGAACATTTTACTTTTCGGGACTGGCAAGATTGGACGGAACACCTGCGAAAATTTAGTAAAACACTCCAACAATTCCCACATTACACTGATCAACAGAACCAGGGAAAAAGCAGAGGATGTTGCAGGCAAGTTTCAATTAACGGTAAAAGATTATGGAGATCTGCAGTCGGAAATACGAAAGGCCGACATACTTGTTGTGGCCACAGGGGCCCAACTGCCAACCGTTTCGAAAGCTTTGGTATACACTAAAAAGCCCTTATTGATTTTGGATCTGTCCGTACCCAAAAACGTATCCGACGATGTAAAAGAGCTGGAGAACGTTACCTTGGTGCATTTGGATCAGCTGTCGCAAATTACTGATGAGACTTTGGCCAAAAGAAAGGAATTTATCCCAAAGGCAGAAGCGATTATTGAGAAAGTGAGAAAAGATTTCCTTAAATGGTTGGAAACGCGAAAGTTTGCTCCGGTAATCAATGCCCTTAAGGACAAACTGAACACAATGAAAACTGAAGAAATCGATTTTCAGACCAAAAAAATAGAAGGTTTCGACCAAATTCAAGCAGAAATCATCTCCGATAGGATCATACAAAAAATTACCAAACAGTTTGCCAATCACTTAAAGAGCAACGAAGTTGATACGGAGGACAGTCTGGAACTTATCCAGAAAGTATTTCAGCTAGAACTACATTCCAAATGA
- the hemC gene encoding hydroxymethylbilane synthase — MSKIIRIGTRDSELALWQATTVQNKLETLGYDTILVPTKSMGDQVLDKPLYELGVTGIFTKTLDVALLKGDIDIAVHSMKDVPTQLPKGIVQVAVLERAVTHDILVHKGSGFLEQDQPATIATGSLRRKAQWLNKYPDHKVVDLRGNVNTRLLKLIENNWQGAIFAQAGLERIKLLPKDAIQLDWMVPAPAQGAMLVVAKQEDDFTQQALAHLNHSETEVATTIEREFLRTLEGGCTAPIGALAQIKDKKVHFKGVVFSLDGKKKIEIKKEVKLSEAKNLGQACAEEVLKNGGDKLMQEIRNENSAVH, encoded by the coding sequence ATGAGCAAGATAATCCGCATTGGAACCCGCGATAGCGAATTGGCGCTGTGGCAAGCCACTACCGTTCAAAATAAATTGGAAACACTAGGGTACGATACCATTTTGGTACCCACAAAATCCATGGGGGACCAAGTGTTGGACAAACCTCTGTACGAGTTGGGCGTTACCGGTATTTTTACCAAAACACTGGATGTAGCCTTGTTAAAGGGCGATATAGATATTGCTGTACATTCCATGAAGGATGTACCCACCCAACTCCCTAAAGGCATAGTACAAGTGGCCGTACTTGAGCGCGCCGTTACCCACGATATTCTGGTGCATAAAGGTTCTGGTTTTTTGGAGCAGGACCAACCTGCGACCATTGCCACGGGCAGTTTGCGCAGAAAAGCCCAATGGTTGAACAAATACCCCGACCACAAAGTGGTGGACCTTAGGGGAAACGTAAACACTCGCTTGTTAAAACTTATCGAGAACAACTGGCAAGGTGCCATTTTCGCACAAGCAGGATTGGAGCGTATAAAACTATTGCCCAAAGACGCCATTCAATTGGATTGGATGGTTCCCGCTCCCGCACAAGGTGCCATGTTGGTGGTCGCCAAACAGGAAGATGACTTTACCCAACAGGCATTGGCCCATCTTAACCATTCGGAAACCGAAGTGGCAACAACCATAGAGCGTGAATTTTTGCGCACTTTGGAAGGAGGATGCACTGCCCCAATAGGAGCATTGGCCCAAATAAAGGATAAGAAAGTGCATTTTAAAGGCGTAGTGTTCTCTTTGGACGGCAAAAAAAAGATTGAAATCAAAAAAGAGGTGAAACTGTCCGAAGCAAAGAACCTTGGTCAAGCGTGTGCGGAAGAAGTGCTAAAAAACGGCGGTGATAAATTGATGCAGGAAATCAGAAATGAAAACAGTGCTGTCCACTAA